A region from the Haliaeetus albicilla chromosome 16, bHalAlb1.1, whole genome shotgun sequence genome encodes:
- the AIRIM gene encoding AFG2-interacting ribosome maturation factor isoform X2 has translation MAAAMAAALREWAAAAARQDAAWRAAMAAWAPLLVSLAGLAAQMRAAQRLAWGGSPLGPFGDLRARLWRKQRGAAEALLEQLGGRRAELRAVRDAVGAGVAAVLRLYEERAAELGLAAALRRGPRCPSLADALEGLQDVERYYRQLKVPGEQAAAAPHPLRQPGRHGGPPAVLGEDFGALPGRRRSRYAF, from the exons ATGGCGGCGGCGATGGCGGCGGCGCTGCGGGAgtgggcggcggcggcggcgcggcagGACGCGGCCTGGCGGGCGGCGATGGCCGCCTGGGCGCCGCTGCTGGTCTCGCTGGCCGGGCTGGCGGCGCAGATGCGGGCGGCGCAGCGGCTGGCGTGGGGCGGCTCGCCGCTGGGCCCCTTCGGCGACCTGCGGGCGCGGCTGTGGCGGAAGCAGCGCGGCGCGGCCGAGGCGCTGCTGGAGCAGCTCGGCGGCCGGCG GGCGGAGCTGCGGGCCGTGCGGGACGCCGTGGGGGCCGGCGTGGCCGCCGTGCTGCGGCTGTACGAGGAGCGGGCGGCGGAGCTGGGCCTGGCGGCGGCCCTGCGGCGCGGGCCGCGCTGCCCCTCGCTGGCCGACgcgctggaggggctgcaggacgTGGAGCGGTACTACCGGCAGCT GAAGGTACCTGGAgagcaagctgctgctgctccgcATCCGCTGCGACAGCCTGGCAGACATGGAGGCCCTCCCGCAGTCTTGGGAGAGGATTTTGGCGCGCTACCAGGAAGACGTCGTTCAAG ATACGCTTTTTAA
- the AIRIM gene encoding AFG2-interacting ribosome maturation factor isoform X1, translating to MAAAMAAALREWAAAAARQDAAWRAAMAAWAPLLVSLAGLAAQMRAAQRLAWGGSPLGPFGDLRARLWRKQRGAAEALLEQLGGRRAELRAVRDAVGAGVAAVLRLYEERAAELGLAAALRRGPRCPSLADALEGLQDVERYYRQLYLESKLLLLRIRCDSLADMEALPQSWERILARYQEDVVQDTLFKISLFVDNQRELCCSPGS from the exons ATGGCGGCGGCGATGGCGGCGGCGCTGCGGGAgtgggcggcggcggcggcgcggcagGACGCGGCCTGGCGGGCGGCGATGGCCGCCTGGGCGCCGCTGCTGGTCTCGCTGGCCGGGCTGGCGGCGCAGATGCGGGCGGCGCAGCGGCTGGCGTGGGGCGGCTCGCCGCTGGGCCCCTTCGGCGACCTGCGGGCGCGGCTGTGGCGGAAGCAGCGCGGCGCGGCCGAGGCGCTGCTGGAGCAGCTCGGCGGCCGGCG GGCGGAGCTGCGGGCCGTGCGGGACGCCGTGGGGGCCGGCGTGGCCGCCGTGCTGCGGCTGTACGAGGAGCGGGCGGCGGAGCTGGGCCTGGCGGCGGCCCTGCGGCGCGGGCCGCGCTGCCCCTCGCTGGCCGACgcgctggaggggctgcaggacgTGGAGCGGTACTACCGGCAGCT GTACCTGGAgagcaagctgctgctgctccgcATCCGCTGCGACAGCCTGGCAGACATGGAGGCCCTCCCGCAGTCTTGGGAGAGGATTTTGGCGCGCTACCAGGAAGACGTCGTTCAAG ATACGCTTTTTAAGATCTCTCTGTTTGTGGACAACCAGCGAGAGCTGTGCTGCTCACCAGGCTCCTGA